The following nucleotide sequence is from uncultured Roseateles sp..
CACAGATCGACGATGGCTGCCGGGTTGACATTGCCGGTGGCCGTGATGCAGCCGACGCCGCCGCCGCGCAAGGTGGGCAGCAGCACCGCCTCGGAGCCGGCGAACACGTCGAAGCCCTGGGGCTGGAAGTCGCGCAGCATCGCCTCGGTATGGCTCCAGTTGCCCGAACTGTCCTTGATGCCGGCAATGGTGTGCGGATAGGCTTTCAGCAGCCGCGCTATCAGACCCAGGCTGATGCCCACCTGGGCCACCGGCGGGATGTGGTACAGGTAGATGCGCAGCCGGGTGTCGGCCACCGCGTCGATGACGCTGGCATAGCCGCGGTACAGGCCCTCGTCGCTGACGCCCTTGTAGTAGAACGGCGGCAGCATCAGCACGCCGGCGCAGCCGAGGCTGACCGCATGTCGGGTCAGCTCGATCGCGTCGGGCAGGGCGCAGGCGCCGGTGCCGGGCATCATCTGCCCGGCCGGGATGCCGGCCGCGGCCAGCGCGTCGAGCAGGCTCCGCTTCTCGGCCAGGCTCAGCGAGTTGGCCTCGGAGTTGGTGCCGAACACGGCCAGGCCCACGCCCTGGTCCAGCAGCCAGCGGCAGTGGCGCACGAAGCGCGGCACGGACGGGGTCAGGTCTTGATTGAACGGCGTCAGCACCGGCGACAGCACGCCGTGCAGTTTGGGAGCGAGGATGTTGCTCATCACTCAGCGCACCGTTGACCAGCGGCCGTGGCGGGCCACTTCGCGCTCGTCGAAGCCAAAGCCCAGGCCTGGCGACTGATGCAGCATCACGCGGCCATCCTGGTGCTCCAGCTGGCGGTCCACCAGGCGGCGGAAGTTCAGGACCTGGTCGTCCCAGAAGAACTCGACATAGCGCGCATTCGGCGTGGCGGCCACCAAGGGCGCGTGCAGATCGTGGAACCAGTGCGGGCACATCACGACGCCGTAGCTCGATGCCGTGGCCGCAATGCGCTTCCACTCGGTGATGCCGCCACAGACGGCCGCATCGGTCTGCAGAATGGCCGCGGCGCCCTGGTCCAGCATCTGCTTGTGGGCCCAGCGGCCGTAGCCGATCTCGGCCGTGGCCACCGGGATGCGGGTCAGCTTGGCCAGCCTGGCGTGGCTGTCGATATCGTCCGGGCCGAAGGGCTCCTCGATGAAGTAGGGGTCGTAGGCCTCGAAGCGGCGGATGTACTGCATCGCCTGGGTGGTGTCGGTCCAGCCGTTGTTGCAGTCCATCATCAGCTCGATGTCGGGGCCGATGGCGTCGCGGGCGCTCTTCAGGCGCTCTTCCTCCGCCTGCGGCGAGAGCCGCCCGGTCTTCATCTTCACCGCCTTGAAGCCCTTGGCCGCATAGCTGGCCATCTCCTCGCCCAGCATGGCCGGCGTCTTGCCGTCCAGGTAGTAGCCGCCGCTGGCGTAGGCGGGCACCGAGTCCAGCTGCATTGCGCCGAGGAATTTGTGCAGCGGCAGGCCGGCCGACTTGGCGTTCAGGTCCCACAGCGCCGTGTCCAGCGCGCTCAGGGCCCGCATCACCGTGCCGTATCGGCCCTGCAGCAGCGACTCCTGGTACATCGCCGCCCACAGGCCCTCGACGGCCGAGCTGTCCTGGCCGATCAGCATCGGCGCCAGCAGCTCCTGCACGGCCGCAGTGAAGATGCCGCCGCCGGCGCTGCCGATATAGCAAAAGCCTATGCCGTCCAGGCCGTCGTTAGCGCGCACCCGCACCAGGCCGTAGTGGCGCACGCTGACGGTGCGGTTCGAGAACGAGGTCACTCGGTCCAGCGGCACGGCGGCGGCACAGAACTCGATGGATTGGATCTTGGGCACTTGTGGGTCTCCGGATGAATGCGATGGGCTCATTCTTCGGGCCGGCAAGGAAAAGAAAAACGGCGGTCGCTCATCTTCAGAAGACGTAAATTACGTCTTTAGACAAGGGCGAACCCAATGGATTCACGTTTTCTGCAGAGCTTTGTGTCGGTGGTCGAGCTGGGCTCCATCGCCGAGGCGGCGCGCCAGCTGGACCTGACGCCGGCGACGATGGCCCAGCGCCTGCGCGCGCTGGAGGCCGAGATCGGGGCGCGGCTGATCGTGCGCTCGGGCCGCACCGTCAAGCCCACGGTGGCCGGTCAGCGCATCCTGGAGCGGGCGCGCACGGTGCTGCGCGAGGTGCGCGACCTGCAATCGGCCGCCAGCGAGACCGATCTGCCGGCCGGGCCGCTGCGGCTGGGCGCGATACCGACGGCGTTGATGGGCATCGTGCCGGCGGTGATGAAGGCCTGGGTGCAGCGCCACCCCGAGATCCAAATCTACATCGAGCCTGCATCCACCACCGTGCTCTACGGCCGCGTGCTCGCCGGCGAGCTGGACGCGGCGGTGCTGGTGCATCCGCTGTTCGAGCTGCCGAAGACGGTTGCCTGGCACACCTTGCGCGAGGAGCCGCTGGTGCTGCTGACGCCGGCCGGCATGGCCGTCACCGACCCGCTGGAGGTCATAGCCCGCGAACCCTTCATCCGCTACGACCGCCAGGTCGTGGCCGGCAAGATGGCCGACGACTATCTGCGCCAGCGCGGCATCCGCCCCCAGGTGCGCGCCGAGCTGGACGGCATCGAGTACATTGCCAAGCTGGTGGTCGAGGGCCTGGGCGTGTCGGTGCTGCCCGACTGGGCGGTGCTGGGCCCCCCTAACCCGGCGCTGAAGAAGTGGCCGCTGCCGCCGCCCTGCCCGAGCCGCACGGTGGGCATCGTCTGGCAG
It contains:
- a CDS encoding dihydrodipicolinate synthase family protein, translated to MSNILAPKLHGVLSPVLTPFNQDLTPSVPRFVRHCRWLLDQGVGLAVFGTNSEANSLSLAEKRSLLDALAAAGIPAGQMMPGTGACALPDAIELTRHAVSLGCAGVLMLPPFYYKGVSDEGLYRGYASVIDAVADTRLRIYLYHIPPVAQVGISLGLIARLLKAYPHTIAGIKDSSGNWSHTEAMLRDFQPQGFDVFAGSEAVLLPTLRGGGVGCITATGNVNPAAIVDLCEHWRDEAADARQRALNDTRAVFQQRPMIAAMKAAIAWQSGDPGWATVRPPLVELDPAQQQSLMGELEALRFRMPKAASLALAA
- a CDS encoding mandelate racemase/muconate lactonizing enzyme family protein; amino-acid sequence: MPKIQSIEFCAAAVPLDRVTSFSNRTVSVRHYGLVRVRANDGLDGIGFCYIGSAGGGIFTAAVQELLAPMLIGQDSSAVEGLWAAMYQESLLQGRYGTVMRALSALDTALWDLNAKSAGLPLHKFLGAMQLDSVPAYASGGYYLDGKTPAMLGEEMASYAAKGFKAVKMKTGRLSPQAEEERLKSARDAIGPDIELMMDCNNGWTDTTQAMQYIRRFEAYDPYFIEEPFGPDDIDSHARLAKLTRIPVATAEIGYGRWAHKQMLDQGAAAILQTDAAVCGGITEWKRIAATASSYGVVMCPHWFHDLHAPLVAATPNARYVEFFWDDQVLNFRRLVDRQLEHQDGRVMLHQSPGLGFGFDEREVARHGRWSTVR
- a CDS encoding LysR family transcriptional regulator, with protein sequence MDSRFLQSFVSVVELGSIAEAARQLDLTPATMAQRLRALEAEIGARLIVRSGRTVKPTVAGQRILERARTVLREVRDLQSAASETDLPAGPLRLGAIPTALMGIVPAVMKAWVQRHPEIQIYIEPASTTVLYGRVLAGELDAAVLVHPLFELPKTVAWHTLREEPLVLLTPAGMAVTDPLEVIAREPFIRYDRQVVAGKMADDYLRQRGIRPQVRAELDGIEYIAKLVVEGLGVSVLPDWAVLGPPNPALKKWPLPPPCPSRTVGIVWQRRSVRAPLVEAFVGLATARVTDAIA